The Coregonus clupeaformis isolate EN_2021a chromosome 20, ASM2061545v1, whole genome shotgun sequence genome contains a region encoding:
- the LOC121533950 gene encoding exocyst complex component 1 isoform X2 gives MTAIKHALQRDIFTPNDERLLSIVNVCKAGKKKKNCFLCATVTTERPVQVRVVKVKKSDKGDFYKRQMAWELRDLAEVDAKDASKENPEFDLHFEKVYRWVASSTAEKNSFISCIWKLNQRYLRKKVEFVNVSSQLLEESVPSGESQSVAGGDEDALDDYQELNAREEQDIEGMMEVCEYAISNAEAFAEKLSRELQVLDGANIQSIMASEKQVNILMQLLDEALSEVDTIEGKLSSYEEMLQSVKEQMDQISQSNRLIQISNTNNGKLLDEIQFLVNYMDLSKGHIRALQEGDLSSSKGIEACINASEALLQCMNVALRPGHEKLMAVKQQQHLFTELRDTFARRLTNHLNNVFVHQFNHFSHFKMTIPQFYRSSCMSLPGHDQSSTLSQHMAELTLPKHNPLHRDLLRYAKLMEWLKNTQREKYEGLSRTYVDYMTRLYEREIKDFFEVAKIKMAGTTKEGKGNKFATLPRKESALKQETESLHGSSGKLTGSTSSLNKLAVQGSSSRRSQSSSLLDMGNMSASDLDVADRTKFDKIFEQVLIELEPLCLAEQDFISKFFKLQQHPTLAQGEVEESDGGVPSRQPPPGEHRHFISSTEKDMVRLMMNKIFQSIEMELNSLIALGDKIDSFHSLYMLVKMSHHVWTAENVDPASYLSTTLGNVLVTVKRNFDKCISGQIRQMEEVKISKKSKVGILPFVTGFEEFAELAETIFRNAERRGDLDKAYVKLIRAVFMNVEKVAIESQKTPRDVVMMENFHHIFSTLSHLKISCLETERREAKHKYTDHLQSYVINSLGQPLEKLNHFFEGVEARVAQGVREDEVSYQLAFNKQELRKVIKEYPGKEVKKGLDNLYKKVDKHMCEEESLLQVVWHSMQDEFIRQYKHFEGLIGRCYPGSGITMEFTIGDMLEYFSSIAQSH, from the exons ATGACAGCCATCAAGCACGCCCTGCAGAGGGACATCTTTACGCCCAACGATGAGCGTCTCCTCAGCATTGTCAACGTCTGCAAGGcggggaagaagaagaagaactgcTTCCTGTGTGCCACAG TCACCACAGAGAGGCCGGTGCAGGTGAGGGTGGTGAAGGTGAAGAAGTCAGACAAAGGGGATTTCTACAAGCGACAGATGGCCTGGGAACTGAGGGATCTGGCTGAAGTGGATGCAAAAGATGCCAGCAAG GAGAACCCAGAGTTTGACCTCCATTTTGAGAAGGTGTATCGATGGGTGGCCAGCAGCACAGCTGAGAAGAATTCCTTCATCTCCTGCATCTGGAAGCTGAACCAGCGTTACCTGCGGAAGAAGGTGGAGTTTGTGAATGTCAGTTCCCAGCTGCTGGAAG AGTCAGTCCCCAGTGGTGAGAGCCAGAGTGTCGCAGGGGGTGACGAGGATGCTCTGGATGACTACCAGGAGTTGAATGCCCGTGAGGAGCAAGACATCGAGGGCATGATGGAGGTGTGCGAGTACGCCATCTCTAACGCTGAGGCCTTCGCTGAGAAACTCTCCAGGGAGCTACAGGTTCTGGATGGG GCCAACATCCAGTCCATCATGGCATCTGAGAAGCAGGTGAACATCCTGATGCAGCTGCTGGATGAGGCTCTGTCGGAGGTGGACACCATCGAGGGCAAGCTGAGCAGCTATGAGGAGATGCTGCAGAGCGTCAAGGAGCAGATGGACCAGATCTCCCAGAGCAACCGCCTCATCCAGATCAGCAACACCAACAACGGCAAGCTTCTGGACGAGATCCAGTTCCTGGTG AACTACATGGACCTGTCGAAGGGACACATCAGGGCCCTGCAGGAAGGAGACCTCTCCTCCTCCAAAGGCATTGAGGCCTGTATCAACGCCTCTGAGGCTCTACTGCAGTGCATGAACGTGGCACTCAGACCAGGTCATGAGAAACTGATGGCTgtgaagcagcagcagcacctgTTCACTGAGCTCAGAGATACCTTCGCCCGGCGCCTCACCAACCACCTCAACAACGTGTTCGTCCACCAG TTCAACCACTTCAGTCACTTCAAAATGACCATCCCTCAGTTCTATAGGTCCTCCTGTATGTCGCTTCCA GGCCATGACCAAAGCTCCACACTGTCCCAGCACATGGCAGAGCTGACCCTGCCTAAACACAACCCCCTACACAGGGACCTGCTGCGTTACGCCAAGCTCATGGAGTGGCTCAAGAACACCCAGAGAGAGAAGTACGAGGGCCTGTCCAGG ACCTATGTTGATTACATGACCAGATTATATGAACGAGAAATCAAAGATTTCTTTGAGGTGGCGAAGATCAAAATGGCGGGCACAACCAAGGAGGGGAAGGGAAATAAGTTTG CCACGCTTCCGCGGAAAGAGAGTGCTCTCAAACAGGAAACGGAAA GCCTGCATGGCAGCTCTGGGAAGCTTACAGGCTCCACCTCCAGTCTGAATAAGCTGGCAGTGCAGGGCTCCAGCAGTAGGCGCTCCCAGTCCTCCTCTCTGCTGGACATGGGCAACATGTCTGCCTCAGACCTGGATGTGGCCGACAGGACCAAGTTTGACAAG ATCTTTGAGCAGGTTCTTATTGAGCTGGAGCCTCTCTGTCTAGCAGAACAAGACTTCATCAGCAAGTTCTTCAAGCTACAGCAGCACCCCACCCTGGCTCAG GGAGAAGTGGAGGAGTCGGATGGGGGGGTGCCCTCCAGACAGCCCCCTCCAGGGGAACACAGACACTTCATATCATCGACTGA GAAGGACATGGTGCGGTTGATGATGAACAAGATCTTCCAGAGCATTGAGATGGAACTTAACAGCCTCATCGCCCTGGGAGACAAGATTGACAGCTTCCACTCCCTGTACATGTTGGTGAAGATGAGTCACCACGTGTGGACGGCCGAGAATGTGGACCCCGCCTCCTACCTCAGCACCACCCTCGGCAACGTGCTGGTCACCGTCAAAAGGAACTTTGACAAGTGCATT TCTGGTCAGATTAGACAGATGGAGGAGGTGAAGATCTCTAAGAAGAGCAAGGTGGGCATCCTGCCCTTTGTCACTGGGTTTGAGGAGTTCGCTGAGCTGGCTGAAACCATCTTCCGTAATGCAGAGCGCAGAGGAGATCTGGACAAGGCGTATGTCAAGCTCATCAGAGCTGTCTTCATGAATG TGGAGAAAGTGGCCATTGAGAGTCAGAAGACACCCCGTGACGTGGTGATGATGGAGAACTTCCACCACATCTTCTCCACACTGTCCCACCTTAAGATCTCCtgcctggagacagagagacgagaggcAAAACACAAGTACACAGACCACCTGCAGTCCTACGTCATCAACTCCCTGGGACAGCCCCTAGAGAAACTCAAT CACTTCTTTGAGGGAGTGGAGGCACGTGTGGCCCAGGGCGTACGTGAGGATGAGGTGAGCTACCAGCTGGCGTTCAACAAACAGGAGCTGCGTAAAGTGATCAAGGAGTACCCCGGCAAGGAGGTAAAGAAGGGACTGGACAACCTGTACAAGAAGGTGGACAAGCATATGTGTGAGGAGGAGAGCCTGTTacag GTGGTGTGGCATTCCATGCAGGATGAGTTCATTCGTCAGTACAAGCACTTTGAAGGCTTGATTGGCCGTTGCTACCCTGGGTCTGGAATTACCATGGAGTTTACCATTGGAGACATGTTGGAGTACTTCTCAAGCATTGCTCAATCACATTAA
- the LOC121533950 gene encoding exocyst complex component 1 isoform X5 has product MTAIKHALQRDIFTPNDERLLSIVNVCKAGKKKKNCFLCATVTTERPVQVRVVKVKKSDKGDFYKRQMAWELRDLAEVDAKDASKENPEFDLHFEKVYRWVASSTAEKNSFISCIWKLNQRYLRKKVEFVNVSSQLLEESVPSGESQSVAGGDEDALDDYQELNAREEQDIEGMMEVCEYAISNAEAFAEKLSRELQVLDGANIQSIMASEKQVNILMQLLDEALSEVDTIEGKLSSYEEMLQSVKEQMDQISQSNRLIQISNTNNGKLLDEIQFLVNYMDLSKGHIRALQEGDLSSSKGIEACINASEALLQCMNVALRPGHEKLMAVKQQQHLFTELRDTFARRLTNHLNNVFVHQGHDQSSTLSQHMAELTLPKHNPLHRDLLRYAKLMEWLKNTQREKYEGLSRTYVDYMTRLYEREIKDFFEVAKIKMAGTTKEGKGNKFATLPRKESALKQETESLHGSSGKLTGSTSSLNKLAVQGSSSRRSQSSSLLDMGNMSASDLDVADRTKFDKIFEQVLIELEPLCLAEQDFISKFFKLQQHPTLAQGEVEESDGGVPSRQPPPGEHRHFISSTEKDMVRLMMNKIFQSIEMELNSLIALGDKIDSFHSLYMLVKMSHHVWTAENVDPASYLSTTLGNVLVTVKRNFDKCISGQIRQMEEVKISKKSKVGILPFVTGFEEFAELAETIFRNAERRGDLDKAYVKLIRAVFMNVEKVAIESQKTPRDVVMMENFHHIFSTLSHLKISCLETERREAKHKYTDHLQSYVINSLGQPLEKLNHFFEGVEARVAQGVREDEVSYQLAFNKQELRKVIKEYPGKEVKKGLDNLYKKVDKHMCEEESLLQVVWHSMQDEFIRQYKHFEGLIGRCYPGSGITMEFTIGDMLEYFSSIAQSH; this is encoded by the exons ATGACAGCCATCAAGCACGCCCTGCAGAGGGACATCTTTACGCCCAACGATGAGCGTCTCCTCAGCATTGTCAACGTCTGCAAGGcggggaagaagaagaagaactgcTTCCTGTGTGCCACAG TCACCACAGAGAGGCCGGTGCAGGTGAGGGTGGTGAAGGTGAAGAAGTCAGACAAAGGGGATTTCTACAAGCGACAGATGGCCTGGGAACTGAGGGATCTGGCTGAAGTGGATGCAAAAGATGCCAGCAAG GAGAACCCAGAGTTTGACCTCCATTTTGAGAAGGTGTATCGATGGGTGGCCAGCAGCACAGCTGAGAAGAATTCCTTCATCTCCTGCATCTGGAAGCTGAACCAGCGTTACCTGCGGAAGAAGGTGGAGTTTGTGAATGTCAGTTCCCAGCTGCTGGAAG AGTCAGTCCCCAGTGGTGAGAGCCAGAGTGTCGCAGGGGGTGACGAGGATGCTCTGGATGACTACCAGGAGTTGAATGCCCGTGAGGAGCAAGACATCGAGGGCATGATGGAGGTGTGCGAGTACGCCATCTCTAACGCTGAGGCCTTCGCTGAGAAACTCTCCAGGGAGCTACAGGTTCTGGATGGG GCCAACATCCAGTCCATCATGGCATCTGAGAAGCAGGTGAACATCCTGATGCAGCTGCTGGATGAGGCTCTGTCGGAGGTGGACACCATCGAGGGCAAGCTGAGCAGCTATGAGGAGATGCTGCAGAGCGTCAAGGAGCAGATGGACCAGATCTCCCAGAGCAACCGCCTCATCCAGATCAGCAACACCAACAACGGCAAGCTTCTGGACGAGATCCAGTTCCTGGTG AACTACATGGACCTGTCGAAGGGACACATCAGGGCCCTGCAGGAAGGAGACCTCTCCTCCTCCAAAGGCATTGAGGCCTGTATCAACGCCTCTGAGGCTCTACTGCAGTGCATGAACGTGGCACTCAGACCAGGTCATGAGAAACTGATGGCTgtgaagcagcagcagcacctgTTCACTGAGCTCAGAGATACCTTCGCCCGGCGCCTCACCAACCACCTCAACAACGTGTTCGTCCACCAG GGCCATGACCAAAGCTCCACACTGTCCCAGCACATGGCAGAGCTGACCCTGCCTAAACACAACCCCCTACACAGGGACCTGCTGCGTTACGCCAAGCTCATGGAGTGGCTCAAGAACACCCAGAGAGAGAAGTACGAGGGCCTGTCCAGG ACCTATGTTGATTACATGACCAGATTATATGAACGAGAAATCAAAGATTTCTTTGAGGTGGCGAAGATCAAAATGGCGGGCACAACCAAGGAGGGGAAGGGAAATAAGTTTG CCACGCTTCCGCGGAAAGAGAGTGCTCTCAAACAGGAAACGGAAA GCCTGCATGGCAGCTCTGGGAAGCTTACAGGCTCCACCTCCAGTCTGAATAAGCTGGCAGTGCAGGGCTCCAGCAGTAGGCGCTCCCAGTCCTCCTCTCTGCTGGACATGGGCAACATGTCTGCCTCAGACCTGGATGTGGCCGACAGGACCAAGTTTGACAAG ATCTTTGAGCAGGTTCTTATTGAGCTGGAGCCTCTCTGTCTAGCAGAACAAGACTTCATCAGCAAGTTCTTCAAGCTACAGCAGCACCCCACCCTGGCTCAG GGAGAAGTGGAGGAGTCGGATGGGGGGGTGCCCTCCAGACAGCCCCCTCCAGGGGAACACAGACACTTCATATCATCGACTGA GAAGGACATGGTGCGGTTGATGATGAACAAGATCTTCCAGAGCATTGAGATGGAACTTAACAGCCTCATCGCCCTGGGAGACAAGATTGACAGCTTCCACTCCCTGTACATGTTGGTGAAGATGAGTCACCACGTGTGGACGGCCGAGAATGTGGACCCCGCCTCCTACCTCAGCACCACCCTCGGCAACGTGCTGGTCACCGTCAAAAGGAACTTTGACAAGTGCATT TCTGGTCAGATTAGACAGATGGAGGAGGTGAAGATCTCTAAGAAGAGCAAGGTGGGCATCCTGCCCTTTGTCACTGGGTTTGAGGAGTTCGCTGAGCTGGCTGAAACCATCTTCCGTAATGCAGAGCGCAGAGGAGATCTGGACAAGGCGTATGTCAAGCTCATCAGAGCTGTCTTCATGAATG TGGAGAAAGTGGCCATTGAGAGTCAGAAGACACCCCGTGACGTGGTGATGATGGAGAACTTCCACCACATCTTCTCCACACTGTCCCACCTTAAGATCTCCtgcctggagacagagagacgagaggcAAAACACAAGTACACAGACCACCTGCAGTCCTACGTCATCAACTCCCTGGGACAGCCCCTAGAGAAACTCAAT CACTTCTTTGAGGGAGTGGAGGCACGTGTGGCCCAGGGCGTACGTGAGGATGAGGTGAGCTACCAGCTGGCGTTCAACAAACAGGAGCTGCGTAAAGTGATCAAGGAGTACCCCGGCAAGGAGGTAAAGAAGGGACTGGACAACCTGTACAAGAAGGTGGACAAGCATATGTGTGAGGAGGAGAGCCTGTTacag GTGGTGTGGCATTCCATGCAGGATGAGTTCATTCGTCAGTACAAGCACTTTGAAGGCTTGATTGGCCGTTGCTACCCTGGGTCTGGAATTACCATGGAGTTTACCATTGGAGACATGTTGGAGTACTTCTCAAGCATTGCTCAATCACATTAA